One window from the genome of Hyalangium minutum encodes:
- a CDS encoding sensor histidine kinase, with the protein MFWRTVFVFCLLSLMTPQAVAQEARPAGKSVLLLVPEDTALPAMAMLVASLRSSLWEAQDVPITVDVESLDLGWARGSSYTQALHTWYLAKYRERRPDALITFRTDAIQVALQLRRELWPDIPVIILSEDERLWEQQPRPERVAGLWLRYDMRATAELALQLLPGTRRLALINGASRWERAQQEQMVRELQPLLTQRGLEFIDLSGLPLAELLERAKTLPDDTAVLTFTFMTDPSGRPFVGREVARLLLAASSRPCFALHDTVLGGGFVGGALVSYEAVGQQLGMLTARVLRGEEGEFLAPLKPAPVDTLTVDARALRRWGIPRDRVPPGVRLAFDEPTLWERYRWYVLGALALSGLQALVAAGLVVERRRRMRAQAEIIERQHMEKLAEMEARRTLDQLAHVSRVAAMGELAASLAHELNQPLAAILSNAQAARRLLNATPAELGEVREALGDIISDDKRAGEVIHRMRALLKRGEPRQEFHSLNDLVREVARLLANDMQLRGATLHLELAPSLPAIQGDGIQLQQVVLNLLINAMDAMADVPAGQRQIQVRTASSGPGQVALSVQDSGGGIEPSRLALIFEPFYSTKEHGLGMGLSISRSIVEAHGGHLHAESPPGQGALLRCVLPSAHPELLS; encoded by the coding sequence ATGTTCTGGCGCACGGTCTTTGTCTTCTGCCTCCTATCGCTGATGACACCCCAGGCGGTGGCCCAGGAGGCGCGTCCGGCTGGCAAGTCCGTGCTCCTGCTCGTCCCCGAGGACACGGCGCTGCCCGCCATGGCGATGCTCGTCGCCAGTCTCCGCTCCTCCTTGTGGGAGGCTCAGGACGTCCCGATCACCGTGGATGTCGAGAGCCTGGATCTGGGCTGGGCCCGTGGGTCTTCATACACACAGGCCCTGCACACCTGGTATCTGGCCAAGTACCGGGAGCGCCGGCCGGATGCCCTCATCACCTTCCGCACGGACGCCATCCAGGTGGCCCTGCAGCTGCGCCGGGAGCTGTGGCCGGACATCCCGGTGATCATCCTCTCCGAGGACGAGCGGCTCTGGGAGCAGCAACCTCGCCCGGAGCGGGTGGCGGGCCTCTGGCTGCGTTATGACATGAGGGCCACCGCGGAGCTGGCCCTGCAGCTGCTGCCCGGCACACGGCGGCTGGCGCTCATCAACGGCGCCAGTCGCTGGGAGCGCGCTCAGCAGGAGCAGATGGTGCGAGAGCTGCAACCGCTGCTAACGCAGCGAGGGCTGGAGTTCATCGACCTGAGCGGCCTGCCGCTGGCTGAGCTGCTCGAGCGCGCGAAGACCCTGCCGGACGACACCGCGGTCCTCACCTTCACCTTCATGACCGACCCCAGCGGAAGGCCCTTCGTGGGGCGCGAGGTCGCGCGCCTGTTGCTCGCCGCCAGCAGCAGGCCCTGTTTCGCCCTCCACGACACCGTCCTAGGAGGGGGGTTCGTCGGCGGAGCGCTCGTCAGCTACGAGGCCGTGGGCCAACAACTGGGCATGCTCACCGCCCGCGTGTTGCGCGGAGAGGAGGGGGAGTTCCTCGCGCCCCTGAAGCCGGCGCCCGTGGACACGCTGACGGTCGATGCCCGCGCGCTGCGGCGCTGGGGCATCCCCCGCGACCGGGTGCCTCCGGGGGTGCGGCTCGCCTTCGACGAGCCCACGCTCTGGGAGCGCTACCGCTGGTATGTCCTGGGGGCCCTGGCGCTCAGCGGCCTGCAGGCGTTGGTGGCTGCAGGGCTCGTGGTGGAGCGCCGCCGCCGCATGCGGGCCCAGGCCGAGATCATCGAGCGCCAACACATGGAGAAGCTCGCGGAGATGGAGGCGCGCAGAACCCTGGATCAGCTGGCCCACGTAAGCCGGGTGGCCGCCATGGGCGAGCTGGCTGCCTCGCTGGCTCATGAGCTCAACCAGCCCCTGGCCGCCATCCTCAGCAACGCCCAGGCCGCACGCCGCCTGCTGAACGCCACCCCTGCGGAGCTGGGCGAGGTGCGCGAGGCGCTCGGGGACATCATCTCCGACGACAAGCGCGCGGGCGAAGTCATCCACCGCATGCGCGCGCTGCTCAAGCGGGGGGAGCCCCGGCAGGAGTTCCACTCCCTCAATGACCTGGTGCGCGAGGTGGCGCGCCTGCTGGCCAACGACATGCAACTGCGCGGCGCGACCCTGCACCTGGAGCTGGCCCCGTCGCTGCCCGCCATCCAGGGGGATGGAATCCAGCTCCAGCAGGTGGTGCTCAACCTGCTCATCAACGCCATGGATGCCATGGCCGATGTCCCCGCAGGTCAGCGCCAGATCCAGGTCCGCACCGCCTCGTCAGGCCCGGGGCAGGTGGCGCTGAGCGTGCAGGACTCGGGAGGAGGGATCGAGCCGTCGCGGCTGGCCCTCATCTTCGAGCCCTTCTACTCCACCAAGGAGCACGGGCTGGGCATGGGGCTGTCCATCAGCCGCTCCATCGTGGAGGCGCACGGCGGCCACTTGCACGCCGAGAGTCCTCCGGGACAGGGGGCTCTGTTACGGTGTGTGCTTCCTTCGGCGCACCCGGAGCTCTTGTCATGA
- a CDS encoding PQQ-dependent sugar dehydrogenase, with amino-acid sequence MRTLSMIILLAALLPGCSGKTPNPPEGTPQPPGDTQPPPEEALPSGPPVPTGPPNVPEFQPAFPGQTRAPAIQSKTAFQVTEIASGFKNPWAIAFLPDRRMLVTEKPTGSLYIVTPQGAKSPAVAGLPPVDGRGQGGLLDVEVAPDYAQSGLIYWTYYEPRQGGNGLAVARAKLVEGPQPRVEGLQIIFRMMPTLESTLHAGGRLVFAPDGKLFVTLGERSILAGRVQARDVRSHFGKIVRINPDGSVPQDNPFLKTEGAKPEIWSVGHRNVLSAALDRQQRLWTVEMGPRGGDELNRPEAGKDYGWPTIGYGEEYSGAPIHQSTQGEGMEQPVYYWDPVISPSGMTLYTGELFPEWRDNIFIGALSGQALVRLMMKNDRVVGEERLLTNLGARIREVVQGPEGALYLLTDDANGKLLKLTPR; translated from the coding sequence ATGCGAACGTTGTCGATGATCATCCTCCTGGCCGCCCTCCTGCCGGGCTGTAGCGGTAAGACCCCCAATCCGCCGGAGGGCACGCCGCAGCCCCCCGGGGACACGCAGCCGCCGCCCGAGGAAGCCCTTCCGAGCGGTCCCCCCGTCCCGACGGGCCCTCCCAACGTGCCCGAGTTCCAGCCGGCTTTCCCCGGGCAGACGCGCGCCCCGGCCATCCAGTCGAAGACGGCCTTTCAGGTCACCGAGATTGCCTCGGGCTTCAAGAATCCCTGGGCCATCGCCTTCCTCCCCGACCGGCGCATGCTCGTCACCGAGAAGCCCACCGGCTCGCTCTACATCGTCACGCCCCAGGGCGCGAAGTCCCCCGCCGTCGCCGGTCTGCCGCCCGTTGACGGCCGTGGACAGGGCGGTCTGCTCGACGTGGAGGTGGCCCCCGACTACGCCCAGAGCGGCCTCATCTACTGGACCTATTACGAGCCGCGCCAGGGCGGCAATGGTCTGGCGGTGGCACGCGCGAAGCTCGTGGAGGGTCCACAGCCGCGCGTGGAGGGCCTGCAGATCATCTTCCGCATGATGCCCACGCTCGAGTCGACCCTGCACGCGGGAGGCCGCTTGGTGTTCGCCCCCGACGGCAAGCTGTTCGTCACGCTCGGCGAGCGCTCCATCCTCGCGGGCCGGGTGCAGGCGCGCGATGTGCGGAGCCACTTCGGCAAGATCGTCCGCATCAACCCCGACGGCTCGGTGCCCCAGGACAACCCGTTCCTGAAGACCGAGGGGGCCAAGCCGGAGATCTGGTCGGTGGGACACCGCAACGTTCTGTCGGCGGCGCTCGACCGCCAGCAGCGGCTGTGGACGGTGGAGATGGGGCCGCGCGGCGGAGACGAGCTCAACCGCCCCGAGGCGGGCAAGGACTACGGCTGGCCCACCATTGGCTATGGCGAGGAGTACTCGGGTGCGCCCATCCACCAGAGCACGCAGGGCGAGGGCATGGAGCAGCCCGTGTACTACTGGGATCCGGTCATCTCGCCCTCGGGGATGACCCTCTACACCGGGGAGCTCTTCCCCGAGTGGCGCGACAACATCTTCATCGGAGCCCTGTCCGGCCAGGCGCTGGTGCGGCTGATGATGAAGAATGACCGCGTGGTGGGCGAGGAGCGGCTGCTTACGAACCTGGGCGCGCGCATCCGCGAGGTGGTGCAGGGCCCTGAAGGAGCGCTCTACCTGCTCACCGACGACGCCAACGGTAAGCTGCTCAAGCTCACCCCGCGCTGA